The following proteins are encoded in a genomic region of Ferviditalea candida:
- a CDS encoding GAF domain-containing sensor histidine kinase has product MKKTDQSNQFLSSLDKLESMIDLGLDPLLQAIVDISRELAGAAFAGLSLFNQDNPDVFEYFKVSGWNQPEYLPQGHGLFSLPLHTGQALRVSNITNHPRSVGVPDEHPPIEALLSVPLIHRNRILGCIFLAKPPGSTPFSEQDEELLTDFSASAAMMIDIAKRCQSVKQKAVLEERKRMSQRLHDSVSQTLFALGREVDSLVRSLGDPSNPQAEIHSVTLIRQLAAKGLSEIRAVLFSVSEEFELSKPVNSAFARIIEEFERNSQIKTDLIIRGDLDSVPYPLLQCIYKVIGESLSNVHRHAESSAAVVAITVEQTKIIASIQDIGIGISDIALSNLYSPTSHFGLRSMNKTVEEMGGVFTVLRNDEGGTTIRVQLPLLWRVP; this is encoded by the coding sequence GTGAAAAAAACGGACCAATCCAATCAATTTTTAAGCTCACTCGACAAATTGGAGTCAATGATTGATTTGGGGCTTGATCCGCTGCTGCAAGCGATCGTGGATATATCGAGGGAACTCGCGGGGGCGGCTTTTGCCGGGTTAAGCTTATTTAACCAGGATAATCCGGATGTTTTTGAGTATTTTAAAGTATCGGGGTGGAATCAGCCCGAATATCTGCCGCAGGGCCACGGCCTTTTCTCGCTTCCCCTTCATACCGGACAGGCGCTGCGGGTATCGAACATCACCAACCATCCCCGCTCCGTCGGAGTTCCTGACGAACATCCTCCGATTGAAGCATTGCTGTCGGTTCCCCTTATCCATAGGAATCGTATTCTGGGTTGCATCTTTCTCGCCAAACCTCCGGGTTCCACCCCTTTTTCCGAGCAGGACGAAGAACTTTTGACCGACTTCTCCGCATCGGCCGCTATGATGATTGATATAGCCAAACGCTGTCAGAGCGTCAAGCAGAAGGCCGTTCTTGAAGAACGCAAACGAATGAGTCAAAGACTCCATGATTCAGTGTCCCAAACCCTGTTTGCCTTGGGCCGGGAAGTAGACAGCTTGGTAAGGTCGCTCGGTGACCCTTCAAACCCGCAAGCCGAAATCCACTCCGTTACCCTGATCCGTCAATTGGCTGCCAAGGGTTTGTCGGAAATTCGCGCCGTACTGTTTTCGGTGTCTGAAGAATTTGAGCTTTCCAAGCCGGTCAATTCCGCATTCGCGCGGATCATTGAAGAGTTTGAGCGAAACAGCCAAATCAAGACGGATTTAATTATCCGCGGCGATTTGGACAGCGTCCCTTATCCCCTGCTCCAATGCATTTACAAAGTTATCGGAGAATCGCTATCCAACGTTCACCGTCATGCCGAAAGCAGTGCTGCCGTCGTGGCCATTACGGTGGAACAAACCAAAATTATCGCCAGTATCCAAGATATCGGGATTGGAATCAGCGATATCGCGTTATCCAATCTGTATAGTCCCACTTCCCACTTCGGTCTGCGTTCCATGAATAAAACCGTGGAGGAAATGGGAGGCGTCTTCACGGTTCTGCGAAATGACGAAGGAGGAACAACGATTCGGGTGCAATTGCCACTTTTATGGAGGGTGCCATGA